The Fortiea contorta PCC 7126 genome has a segment encoding these proteins:
- a CDS encoding DUF1517 domain-containing protein, with product MRKKLQLAIKPLLKTFFVLSLVLTLALSHADGALAARSGGRIGGGSFRVPSSRTYTPRTYAPPGGGYYAPYPSGGFGFPFSIPFWGIGGGFGGLFTILIFIAIANFLLQTFRRVSSGDSANDVGYSSNPAVSITRLQVGLLAQARGLQPELNHIAETADTNSPQGRAEILQEASLALLRHPEYWVYAGGGTQQAKLNSAESQFNRLSLAERSKFSEETLSNVNNQLKAALAKDALPAVDNLDNPTRLFTEGPGEYIIVTLLAATLGKVDMPKINSADDLRQVLRQIGGLPGEQLLAIEVLWTPQAEGDTLTSDDLLAEYPDLKLV from the coding sequence ATGCGTAAAAAACTACAACTAGCCATCAAACCGCTGTTAAAAACTTTCTTTGTCCTCAGCTTAGTGCTCACTTTGGCATTGAGTCACGCTGATGGAGCATTAGCCGCCCGCAGCGGTGGTAGAATCGGCGGTGGTTCCTTTAGAGTGCCTTCTAGCCGTACTTATACACCACGCACATATGCACCTCCAGGAGGTGGATACTATGCGCCTTATCCTAGTGGTGGTTTTGGGTTTCCGTTCTCGATACCTTTTTGGGGTATTGGGGGCGGATTTGGCGGTCTATTCACCATTTTAATTTTTATTGCGATCGCTAACTTTTTGCTGCAAACTTTTCGCCGCGTTAGCAGTGGTGACTCTGCAAATGACGTCGGTTACAGCAGCAACCCTGCTGTTTCTATTACCCGTTTGCAAGTAGGTTTGTTAGCTCAAGCTCGTGGTTTGCAACCTGAACTCAACCACATTGCAGAAACTGCTGACACCAATTCCCCACAAGGGAGAGCAGAAATTTTACAAGAAGCTAGTTTAGCTTTACTCCGTCACCCTGAGTATTGGGTATATGCAGGTGGTGGTACGCAACAAGCTAAATTGAACTCTGCAGAATCTCAATTCAACCGCCTATCATTAGCAGAACGCAGTAAATTCAGCGAAGAAACTCTGTCTAATGTCAATAATCAACTCAAAGCTGCTTTGGCTAAAGATGCGCTACCTGCTGTAGACAATCTCGATAACCCCACCCGTTTGTTCACTGAAGGGCCTGGAGAATACATTATCGTCACATTGTTAGCAGCTACCTTGGGTAAGGTAGACATGCCCAAGATTAACAGCGCTGATGACCTACGCCAAGTTCTGCGTCAAATTGGCGGATTACCTGGTGAGCAGTTACTAGCGATTGAGGTGCTTTGGACTCCTCAAGCTGAGGGTGATACTCTCACTAGTGATGATTTGCTTGCAGAATACCCTGATTTGAAGTTGGTCTAG
- a CDS encoding glycosyltransferase family 4 protein, with protein MEHISQLATKVRDKTAFPDILVMSRSFLPKQAAIGEYIYNRCLQDPERIIVLAGSCSGDQTFDQAQKFPVHRWPRPQNWRFLQPLFNLVWSFVLGIKLYCRYRYRYIEWGHGYEFPSLLLLSYFLPIRFFIYLHGCDLPCVLRNPVWRSLFKLTLNRAEGIVCNSSFTQDYLRAALRLNTPTHVINPVVRADKFAVGANQKHLDNLRQQVRQEHHIPNTAIVILSVGRLVKNKNFSRVIDNLPLLMNVGVDIHYIICGQGPCETELKAQSQRLRVDKRVHFAGCVPEQELAGYYAACDMFAMLTLSYSQPKNIEGFAIVFLEASYFGKPIIASRQGNVLDAVRHEENGILVNPNSGYEVFQAFNRLCQDQQLREQLGRRGREFANRKTLHRSLYKSELLVNGC; from the coding sequence ATGGAACATATTTCACAACTGGCGACAAAAGTTAGAGACAAAACTGCATTTCCAGATATTTTAGTTATGTCTCGTAGTTTTCTGCCCAAACAGGCCGCTATCGGAGAATATATTTATAATCGCTGTCTTCAAGATCCAGAAAGGATAATAGTTTTAGCAGGTAGTTGCTCTGGCGATCAAACATTTGATCAAGCGCAAAAGTTTCCTGTACATCGCTGGCCAAGACCGCAAAACTGGCGATTTTTACAGCCGCTATTTAATTTGGTATGGTCATTTGTCTTAGGGATCAAACTTTATTGCCGCTATCGCTACCGTTACATAGAATGGGGGCACGGTTACGAATTTCCTTCACTATTATTATTGAGTTATTTTCTGCCTATCCGCTTTTTTATATACTTGCATGGCTGTGATTTACCTTGTGTTCTTCGCAATCCGGTATGGCGATCGCTATTTAAACTCACACTCAACAGAGCCGAAGGCATTGTTTGTAACAGTTCCTTCACTCAAGACTACCTCAGAGCAGCTTTGCGCTTAAATACCCCGACCCATGTAATTAACCCCGTAGTCAGAGCCGATAAATTTGCTGTGGGCGCAAATCAAAAGCATTTAGACAATTTACGTCAACAGGTGCGCCAAGAACATCACATTCCCAATACCGCAATAGTGATTCTCTCAGTGGGGCGCTTAGTCAAAAACAAAAACTTTAGTCGCGTCATTGATAACCTACCCTTGTTGATGAATGTAGGAGTAGACATTCACTATATAATTTGTGGTCAAGGCCCTTGTGAAACCGAACTCAAAGCCCAGTCTCAGCGCTTGCGGGTAGACAAACGAGTGCATTTTGCTGGATGTGTACCAGAACAGGAATTAGCAGGGTATTATGCCGCTTGTGACATGTTTGCGATGCTGACCTTATCTTATTCTCAACCCAAAAACATCGAAGGTTTTGCGATCGTTTTTTTGGAAGCTAGCTATTTTGGTAAACCGATCATTGCTTCTCGTCAGGGAAATGTTCTGGATGCAGTTCGCCATGAAGAAAATGGGATTTTAGTTAATCCCAATTCCGGTTATGAAGTTTTTCAAGCCTTCAATCGCTTGTGTCAAGACCAGCAACTACGCGAGCAACTTGGTCGCAGAGGTCGAGAATTTGCTAACCGCAAAACCTTACACCGATCGCTGTATAAATCTGAGTTGTTAGTCAATGGCTGCTAG
- a CDS encoding Uma2 family endonuclease, translating into MTQTLRKLVTFDEFVAKYPDHTGKRYELHDGVIVEMAPPTGDHEEVIGFLALEISVEMKRLKLPYFIPKTAFVKPIESESAYSPDVLILNRPNLVNEPVWKKESTVSQAESIPLVIEVVSTNWRDDYLTKVAAYETVGIREYWIVDYAALGGRRFIGNPKQPTISVYSLVDGEYQVQQFRNSDRIISTIFPELNLTAEQIFQAGGV; encoded by the coding sequence ATGACTCAAACCTTACGCAAACTAGTTACATTCGATGAATTCGTCGCCAAATACCCAGACCACACAGGAAAACGTTATGAACTACATGATGGAGTAATTGTTGAGATGGCACCACCAACAGGCGACCATGAAGAGGTCATTGGATTTTTGGCACTAGAAATATCTGTGGAAATGAAGAGATTGAAACTTCCCTACTTCATTCCCAAAACAGCGTTTGTCAAACCAATAGAAAGCGAATCAGCTTATTCACCGGATGTGCTGATATTAAATCGGCCTAATTTAGTCAATGAGCCTGTGTGGAAAAAAGAATCTACTGTCAGTCAAGCAGAGTCTATACCACTGGTGATTGAAGTAGTGAGCACAAACTGGCGCGATGATTATCTGACAAAAGTCGCTGCTTATGAAACAGTGGGCATCAGAGAATACTGGATTGTAGATTATGCTGCTTTAGGCGGTAGGCGGTTTATTGGCAATCCTAAACAACCCACTATCTCAGTTTATTCGTTAGTTGACGGGGAATATCAAGTCCAGCAGTTCCGAAACAGCGATCGCATCATCTCAACCATTTTCCCAGAATTGAATTTAACTGCCGAACAAATTTTTCAAGCTGGAGGTGTGTAA
- the thiS gene encoding sulfur carrier protein ThiS yields MSEQITLQVNGEAQTCLSPLFLPDLLQQLGFNPRLVAVEYNGEILHRQFWTQTNLQPGDRLEVVTIVGGG; encoded by the coding sequence ATGTCTGAGCAAATTACATTACAGGTAAATGGGGAAGCCCAAACCTGTTTATCTCCGCTTTTTTTACCCGATTTATTGCAACAATTGGGTTTTAATCCCCGGTTGGTGGCGGTCGAGTATAATGGGGAGATTTTGCATCGTCAATTTTGGACTCAAACAAATTTACAACCAGGCGATCGCTTAGAAGTTGTGACGATTGTCGGTGGTGGTTGA
- a CDS encoding thiamine phosphate synthase gives MKEAGCYDESTNGVVVMGEPESQTLQIQQVVYRILDANLDRAREGLRIIEEWCRFGLNNVHLAGECKRLRQEVAQWHTAELRAARDTLSDPGTDLTHPGEEQRTGIKSLLQANFCRVEEAMRVLEEYSKLHNPNMGKEFKQMRYRVYTLESNLMGYQRYQLLWRSRLYLVTSVSDNLLTTVEAALKGGLTILQYRDKIGDDTVRLANATKLRQLCHTYGALFIVNDRVDLALAVDADGVHLGQQDLPISIARQLLGSQRLIGVSTTNPEEMQGAIAGGADYIGVGPVYETPTKAGKPAAGLEYVSYAAKNCTIPWFAIGGIDANNVNDVIDAGAQRVAVVRSLMQAEQPTLVTQYFLSQLNRIKPAS, from the coding sequence ATGAAAGAGGCTGGCTGCTACGATGAAAGCACTAATGGGGTTGTGGTAATGGGTGAGCCTGAAAGCCAAACTCTACAGATACAGCAAGTTGTTTACCGCATTTTAGACGCCAATTTAGACCGTGCTCGTGAAGGCTTGCGAATTATTGAAGAATGGTGTCGTTTTGGTTTGAATAACGTGCATTTAGCTGGAGAATGCAAGCGCTTACGACAAGAGGTGGCTCAGTGGCACACCGCAGAGTTGAGAGCGGCGCGAGATACACTAAGTGATCCAGGCACCGATTTAACTCACCCTGGTGAAGAACAGCGTACCGGAATTAAATCGCTGTTGCAAGCTAACTTTTGTCGGGTGGAAGAAGCAATGCGCGTGCTGGAAGAATACAGCAAACTCCACAACCCAAATATGGGTAAAGAGTTTAAGCAGATGCGCTATCGAGTTTATACCCTAGAAAGTAATTTGATGGGCTATCAGCGCTATCAATTATTATGGCGATCGCGTTTATATCTTGTCACCTCAGTGTCAGATAATTTGTTAACAACTGTTGAGGCTGCGCTTAAAGGCGGTTTAACGATTTTGCAATATCGGGACAAAATCGGCGATGATACGGTGCGATTAGCAAATGCTACCAAACTACGGCAGCTATGCCACACTTACGGTGCGTTGTTCATCGTCAATGACCGTGTGGATTTAGCTTTGGCGGTAGATGCAGATGGGGTACATCTGGGACAGCAAGATCTGCCCATTTCTATTGCCCGACAGTTACTAGGTTCTCAGCGCTTGATAGGTGTTTCTACCACAAATCCAGAAGAAATGCAAGGGGCTATTGCTGGGGGCGCTGATTATATTGGCGTGGGGCCAGTATATGAAACGCCCACTAAAGCCGGTAAACCTGCTGCGGGACTGGAATATGTGAGCTATGCGGCGAAAAACTGTACCATTCCCTGGTTTGCAATTGGCGGTATAGATGCGAATAATGTTAATGATGTGATTGATGCTGGTGCACAGAGAGTGGCGGTAGTGCGATCGCTCATGCAAGCAGAACAGCCTACTTTGGTGACGCAATATTTCTTATCGCAGTTAAATCGGATCAAACCAGCATCTTAA
- the psaK gene encoding photosystem I reaction center subunit PsaK gives MISSILLTAAATVPATPVWNPTVGIIISVSSIISVLLAQKIKYPLVGPKLPILPISIPAFVGALALGHIIGIGIVLGLTNIGSI, from the coding sequence TTGATTTCATCAATTTTACTAACCGCCGCTGCAACCGTACCTGCAACACCTGTATGGAATCCCACTGTGGGGATTATTATCAGCGTTAGTAGCATCATATCTGTTTTATTGGCGCAGAAGATTAAGTATCCCTTGGTTGGGCCGAAATTGCCTATTCTCCCTATCAGTATTCCCGCTTTTGTGGGCGCGCTGGCGCTTGGTCATATTATCGGTATTGGTATTGTTCTCGGACTGACTAATATTGGTAGTATTTAG
- the psaK gene encoding photosystem I reaction center subunit PsaK has product MSSMLSVVQVTVPNTGTTWNWIGTPIIIGSCLLALVIAGWTVRYPHVGNKMPLPFPGLFNHPSVATFLAAMSFGHIIGVAAVLGLSNLGII; this is encoded by the coding sequence ATGTCGTCAATGTTATCAGTTGTGCAGGTCACAGTTCCTAATACTGGTACTACGTGGAATTGGATAGGAACACCAATTATTATTGGGAGTTGTTTATTAGCTTTAGTGATTGCTGGTTGGACGGTTCGCTATCCTCATGTGGGAAATAAAATGCCTTTACCTTTCCCTGGTTTGTTCAATCATCCTAGCGTCGCTACATTTTTGGCAGCAATGAGCTTTGGTCATATTATTGGTGTTGCTGCGGTTTTAGGTTTGAGCAATCTTGGTATTATTTAA
- a CDS encoding CheR family methyltransferase, with protein MSVPEKDLDFENLLIYLRQSRGFDFGGYKRSTLMRRVRKRMQSFNLENFEDYLDYLEVYPEEFNYLFNTILINVTSFFRDAAAWENLIEQVLPKIVSNKGNSEQIRIWSAGCASGEEAYTLAMVMAELLGPEQFRQRVKIYATDVDEEALNQARQAVYSSKDVQSIPLQLREKYFDLLGNNYIFCQDLRRAVIFGRHDLLQDAPISRLDLLVCRNTLMYFNSETQGRILIRFHFALNDTGYLFLGKAEMLLMHSNLFTPVDLKNRIFNRISTLNMRVDSQRLVAKQRFLGMTNSEEDESNNRLSRYVRLREIAFDLASIAQVIVDVNGSLVLINEQARSVFGLSPRDLARPFQDLELSYRPIELRSLIERAYSERRTITLTNVERYLPNAEMQYLDVRITPLQDIDSNFLGVSITFHDVTRYIQLQDALQRSRQDLETTNEELQSTNEELETTNAELQSTNEELETTNEELQSTNEELETMNEELHSTNEELQTINHELNQRTTELNRTNVFLVSILRSLQTGIVVLDNSFNIFIWNYVVEDLWGLRTDEVMGQSLFSLDIGLPVEQLRSPIREVLSGKKHFQEMILDATNRRGRKIKCYLAITPLSSTDIEGAILMMADIDRVNSMISVQEIEERRQQQQ; from the coding sequence ATGTCTGTTCCAGAAAAAGACCTGGATTTTGAAAATTTACTAATTTATTTAAGACAAAGTAGAGGTTTTGATTTTGGCGGCTATAAGCGCTCAACTTTGATGCGTCGTGTACGCAAGCGGATGCAGTCATTTAATTTAGAGAATTTTGAAGATTACTTAGATTATTTAGAAGTTTATCCAGAAGAATTTAATTACTTGTTTAACACCATCCTGATCAACGTTACCAGTTTTTTTAGAGATGCAGCCGCTTGGGAAAACTTGATAGAACAAGTACTACCTAAAATAGTTAGTAATAAAGGTAATTCTGAGCAAATCCGGATTTGGAGTGCTGGTTGTGCTTCTGGAGAAGAGGCTTATACTTTAGCAATGGTCATGGCGGAATTATTGGGGCCAGAGCAATTCCGCCAACGGGTGAAGATTTACGCTACGGATGTGGATGAGGAAGCACTCAACCAAGCGCGGCAAGCTGTATATTCAAGTAAAGATGTGCAGTCGATTCCACTACAATTGCGAGAAAAATATTTTGATTTATTAGGAAATAATTATATTTTTTGCCAAGATTTACGCCGTGCGGTGATTTTTGGTCGCCATGATTTACTTCAAGATGCACCGATTTCTCGCTTAGATTTATTAGTGTGTCGTAATACATTAATGTATTTTAATTCTGAGACTCAAGGGCGGATTTTAATCCGGTTTCATTTTGCTCTGAATGACACAGGTTATCTGTTTTTGGGTAAAGCAGAAATGCTGTTGATGCATTCTAATTTGTTTACGCCGGTGGATTTAAAAAACAGGATATTTAATAGAATATCTACCTTGAATATGCGTGTTGATTCACAGCGGCTTGTAGCTAAACAACGCTTTTTAGGTATGACTAATTCAGAAGAGGATGAATCTAATAACCGTCTCTCGCGGTATGTGAGGCTGAGAGAAATAGCTTTTGATTTGGCGTCAATTGCTCAAGTTATTGTTGACGTTAATGGTTCTTTAGTGTTAATCAATGAGCAAGCGCGGAGTGTGTTTGGTCTATCACCTAGGGATTTAGCTCGTCCCTTCCAAGATTTAGAGCTTTCTTATCGACCAATAGAATTGCGATCGCTCATTGAAAGAGCGTATAGTGAACGTCGTACGATTACGTTGACGAATGTAGAGCGTTATTTACCCAATGCAGAAATGCAATATCTTGATGTGCGGATTACACCTCTGCAAGATATTGATAGTAATTTCCTCGGGGTAAGTATTACTTTCCATGATGTTACTCGTTATATTCAACTCCAAGATGCGCTCCAGCGTTCTCGTCAGGATTTAGAGACAACGAATGAAGAACTACAGTCTACTAATGAAGAATTGGAGACGACTAACGCTGAATTGCAGTCTACTAATGAAGAATTGGAGACAACCAACGAAGAATTGCAGTCTACCAACGAAGAATTGGAGACGATGAATGAAGAATTGCATTCTACTAATGAGGAATTACAAACAATTAATCATGAATTGAATCAGCGTACCACGGAACTGAATCGCACTAATGTTTTTCTGGTTTCTATTCTCAGAAGTCTGCAAACGGGAATAGTTGTGCTTGACAACAGCTTTAACATTTTTATTTGGAATTATGTTGTTGAGGATTTGTGGGGATTACGGACTGATGAGGTGATGGGACAGTCTTTGTTTAGTTTAGATATTGGTTTACCTGTTGAGCAACTGCGATCGCCTATTCGTGAGGTTCTTTCTGGGAAAAAGCATTTTCAAGAAATGATTCTTGATGCTACTAACCGTCGCGGTAGA